TCGCGCCCCTGCCCGATAAGCTCGCCGTCGTAGGAAATCCACGCGCCTTTCTTTTCGAGAATCTTCTGCTCAATGCCGAGGTCAATAAGGCTGCCCGTCTTGGAAATGCCTTCGTCGTACATAATGTCGAATTCGCATTCGGTAAACGGCGGCGCAACCTTGTTTTTGACGACCTTGATTTTCGTGCGATTGCCCACAACCTTGCCCGACGGGTCTTTAATCTGCCCGATTCTGCGAATGTCGATGCGCACCGACGCAAAGAATTTCAGGGCGCGTCCGCCGGGGGTTGTTTCGGGGTTGCCGAACATCACCCCGATTTTCTCGCGGATTTGGTTTGTGAAGACGCAGATGCACTTGGTCTTGCTGATTGCCGCGGTGAGGCGGCGCATTGCCTGACTCATCATGCGCGCCTGCAAGCCCACGGTAGTGTCGCCCATCTGGCCTTCAAGCTCCTGACGCGAAACGAGCGCGGCGACGGAGTCTATCACAACGACGTCGATTGCGCCCGAACGGATAAGGGTTTCGGCGATGTTGAGGGCGTCCTCTCCGCATTCGGGCTGGGAAACCATGAGGTTTTCGAGATTGACGCCAACGACTTTCGCGTACTTGGGGTCGAGAGCGTGCTCGACGTCGATGAACACCGCGTTGCCGCCCCTTCGCTGCGCCTCTGCTATGAGCGAAAGACAGAGAGTGGTTTTTCCCGAAGATTCGGGCCCGTAAATTTCGACGATTCTGCCGCGCGGAAGCCCGCCGACGCCAAGCGCGAGGTCTATCGCTATCGAGCCCGTGCTTATGGTTTCGACATTCATCTTGAACGCTTCGCCGAGCCTGATGAGCGAGCCTTCCCCGAACTGCTTGTTTACCATGCCTAAGGCGGTTTCGAGAGCCTTGTCGTCCTTGTTTATAATAGTTATTGGTATTTTCTGTTTTGCCATAATGTTATAAATCCTGCTAAGATAAAAGGCGCAAAGCCTTAAAATTTAATCCGCAGGCAACCCTATTTAAAAAGCCGCAACGTGTCCACAAAAATGTTGATTAAAATTTTTTCTTGCAAGTCGGCGGGCGATGCGCATTAATTGTCGGCTTAAACGAGGAGACGCCGACGCATTCGGCGGCAACCCCGATGGGGGCGTAGCTCAGCGGATAGAGCAGCGGTTTTCTAAACCGTTGGTCGAGGGTTCGAGTCCCCCCGCCCCTGCCATTTAACGCACAGGCGCAAGGTGCGCCACCCTACGGAACTTCGTTCCTTATGATGATTATGCGCGGCAAGTATACTTGCCGCTTTCCCCGATTAGTTCGTATTGACTTCGCCAATTACTCGCGTTGGGAAATTGCATACATAAGAAAGAAACCAATAAAAATAGACGCGCTACGCGCGGGCGCGAGCCGCGCCGGTCGTCGGAGTTTCGCCCCTTTCTGTAATAATGCGGCGCGGCTATAACCGCGCCTTTTCTGTATCAGTTCGTATTGCCTACGGCAATTACTGGCGTTGGGATATGCGATATTTAACGAAGAAACCAATTAAAATAGACGCGCTACGCGCGGAAAAAGAAAAAGCGGAAATCCGCAAACATGGATTCTCCGCTTTTTTGTAAACTCTTCTTTTCTCCCAGCGCATTCTAAAAATCTTCGTGCGTCTGCACTGTAATTTTAGGCGCGTTAGAGTGCCGTTCAGGCGGCGGCTTTCACGCACAGGCAGGGCGCGTGGCGTACTTTCGTACGCGAGCGGTCTGACTGTGCGGGGAAACGCCGCATCAACGGTGCTATAACGCGCCGCCTTTAGGGGCGTCAAAATGCCCCTATAAGAGTGGCTTTGCGAGTGGCTCAGGGTACGTGGCGTACTAACGTACGCGAGCAGTCTGAGACACTCGCGAAACGCCCTACTTAACTTTTATCCCAGCGCAACTTAAAAATCTTCCGCGCCGTGCGCTCACTTGTTAGGCGCGTCAAAGTGCTTTCATAAGGGTGGCTTTCCTGTGCGCACAGGGCGCGTGGCGTACTTTCGTACGCGAGCGGTCTGGGCGCACAGGGAAACGCCCTTAGGGAAGTGCTTTCACGCGCCGTCTAAACGCCATGCGCTGTAATTTTAGGGGCGTCAAAATGCCCCTATAAGAGTGACTTTGCGAGTGGCTCAGGGTGCGTGGCGTACTAACGTACGCGAGCAGTCTGAGACACTCGCGAAACGCTGTTAGAGGGGCATTTTCACGCCCCGTCTCAGATGGAGCCTTTTGTTGAGGGTATATTCGCGCCGCGGCGGGGGTCTTTTGCAACCGACATCGACAGCGCCTTTGCAAAGCACTTGAACGCGCCCTCCGCGATGTGGTGCGGTTCGTCGCCGTATTCAAGCTTGATGTGGAGGTTTGCGCCCGCCTCGTTGGCGAACGCCTGAAAGAACTCGCGGCAAAGCGACACGTTGAAATCGCGCACGCGGGCGTCGAAGCTGCCCAAATTGTAGACAAGAATCGGTCTGTTCGAGAGGTCTATTACCGCGCGGACAAGCACTTCGTCCATGGGGAGAATGAAGAAGCCGTAGCGGTTCATGCCCGCCTTGTCGCCGACCGCCTTTTTCACCGCCTGACCGAGCACAATGCCGACGTCCTCAACCGTGTGGTGGTAGTCGATGTCGATGTCGCCGACCGCCTTGATTTTGAGGTCGAAAAGCCCGTGCCGCGCGAAAAGTTCGAGCATGTGGTTAAAGAACGGAATGCCCGTGTCGATTTCGTAGTTTCCCGCGCCGTCGAGGTTTATTTCAAGCTCGATTTGCGTTTCCTTTGTGTTGCGGACTATTTTTGCGCTGCGTTGATTCATTGGACTCTCCTATTTTTGCGCCCATTCGAGCGCGGCTTTCTTGAAAAGTTTCATCTGCGCCGCCGTGCCGATGGACAGGCGGATACCGTCGGCTATTTTCTTTTGGGTCGGGAAATAGCGCATGAGGATTTTCTTTCCCCGCATGAATTCGAAGAGGTCGGCGGCGACTTTCGCGCCCTTTTTGCCGTTTTTATTCGGGCGGAAGAACACGAAGTTTGCGGAGCTTTTGTGGTACTGCCAGCCGAGCTTGTCGAAGAATTTTTCTACGCTCTCGCGCTCGGCGATGACCGCGCCGCACTTCTGCGCGTAGTAGGGGGCGTCGGCAAGCGCGGCTATTCCCGCCGCCTGCGCGAGTCTGTCGAGGTTGTAGCTGTCGCGCACTCTGTCGAGCACTTCGATTATCGCGGGGTTCGCGAACGCCCAGCCGATTCGCATGCCCGCAAGCCCCAAGCCCTTCGACGACGTTCCCGTGACGATGAGGTTGGGGTATTTTTCGACAAGCGGCACGCAGGAGTAGTCGGCAAAAGGCGCGTACGCCTCGTCAACAAGGACGATTCCGTCGAAGCCCGCGGCGATTTTTTCGACCGTCGCGCAGTCGAAGCCCACGCCCGTGGGGGCGTTGGGGTTTGTGAAGAAAAAGATGTTCGCCCCGCAGGAAAAGATTTTGTCGAAATCTATTTCCATATTCTTTTTGAACGGAATCTGGACGAGCTTGGAACCCTGTAATTTTGCGAGGACGGGATAGAGAGAGTAGCTGGGGTCGAGGGTGGCAATCGGGCGGGAGTCGTCGGAGAACGCGCGGATTACGACGTTCAGGGCGTCGTCCGAGCCGTTTGCGGCGAACGCGCACGCGGCGGGCACGCCGAAGTATTTGCCGAGCTGCTCGCGCAGCTTGGAGCTTTCGGGATTAGGGTAGAGGCGCAGCGACGCGCCGTCCCTGCCAAGCTCGTTTTTAATAGCCTCGACGACTTTCGGGCTGGGCGGGAACGGAAATTCGTTCGTGTTGAGTTTCACCCATTTTTCAATGTCTTTCGGCTGTTCGCCGGGGGTGTAGCCCGCCATGTTGGCGACGGATTTTGAAATGCGTTTTTTCAGATTAAATTTTTTCATTTTTCGGATTCCCTCGTTTCCATGACATACCCGCGAATGTCGGGAATTTGCTTTACGCGCGCGCCGTTGGCGAGCCGCTCCATGTAGGGGTCGGGCTTGCGTTCGAGGCTGAAAGGTTCGTCGGGTATGTTGTTTTCGTCAATGTCAAGCTCGTCGATTGGGTCGATGTCGTCGAAGAGCATTGAGATTCTCCGCGCCTCCTCGATGAGAAGCTCGACGGGGTTTGCGACTTCGAATTTTTTATCTACAAGCTCGAAGCGCATTGGGTAGCAGAGCTTTTCGTAGCGCGATTTTATGTCGGCGATGTCGCGATTCGGGACGCCCGAACGGCGCGAAAGCAGCATGCAGTCGGCAAAATGCGCGAGAGCGTCGGCGAAGGGGGCGCATTCGTCGCGGTGTCGGACAAGCGTTGCGCAGTCGAGCACGCTCCAAATGCGGGCGAGCCTGATTTTCCCGCAATCGACGGTCTTCTTGAACTCCTCGATTTCGTCGGCGGGGTTTTTCGACGAGTCCGCGACGTAGAAAACGTGCGTGAAGCGCGATTCGTCGAGCGCGTCGATTTTCGCGCGGGCGTCGGCGGCGTCGGAATAGCGAACAAAGCCCGCGTTCGGAGCGGAGGCTATTTTTTTGTCGAAGTCCGTGCGGGCTTCGTTTTCGGAAATGAAAACGCCGCAAAAATCGTCGTCGCCCAATGCCTTGTAGATTACGTCGGCGCAGATTCCGCAACGCCCCGATGTCGGCGTGCCCAAAATCAAATATGCGGGAATGCTCATAAAATTCGGCTCCTTACTGTTCGTTGTATCAATATTGCATCGGCACAAACCAGAGCCGCCATAGCCTCGACAATCGGCACTGCCCGCGGAAGCACGCACGGGTCGTGCCGCCCCCTGCCGACGACGGCGGTTTTTTCAAGCCCGCGCGTAAGGGTGGGCTGCTCCTTTGCGATTGTTGCGGTGGGCTTGAACGCCACGCGGAAATCGACGGGGCGCGATGTCGTTATTCCGCCGAGCACGCCGCCCGCGTTGTTCGTGCGCGTGGTGATGCCGCCGTCTTCCGACAGTTCGAAAATGTCGTTGTTCTGCGAGCCGAACATGCGCGCCGACGCAAAGCCGCCGCCGATTTCAAAGCCCTTTGTCGCGGGAATCGAAAGCATCGCCTTTGCAAGCTCCGCCTCGAAGCGGTCGAAGACGGGGTCGCCAAGCCCCGCGGGAAGCCCCTCTATTCGGCAGCGGATAACCCCGCCCACGCTGTCGCCCTCGGCGCGGGCCTTTTTGATGAACTCTTCCATTCGCGCCGAAACCTGCGGATTCGGGCAACGCACGGGGCTTTTTTCGACGTCCTCGAAACTCGGCATCTCGCGCTGCAAGGGCATTGCTATTGAATGCACGCTCTCAACCCACGCGGTGATTTTCACGCCGCCGCCCAAAAATTTCCGCGCGACAGCCCCCGCCGCCACGCGCCCGATTGTCTCGCGGGCGGAGCTTCTGCCGCCGCCGCGCGGGTCGCGCAAGCCGTACTTGGCGTCGTATGTGAAGTCGGCATGCGACGGACGCCAGAGCTTTGCGATTTCGGAGTAGTCTTGCGAGTGCTGGTTTTTGTTGCGCACAACAACGCAAATGGGCGTCCCCAGCGTCTTGCCCTCGTAGACGCCCGAAAGGATTTCGCAGGCGTCGGCTTCGTCGCGCGGCGTCGTGAGCGAATTCTGACCGGGTCTGCGCCTGTCGAGCTGGAATTGAATGTCGTCGGACGAAAGCTCCAACATCGACGGACAGCCGTCGATAATGCAGCCGACCGCCGCGCCGTGGCTCTCGCCGAAAGTCGATACCCTGAAAACTCTGCCGAAAATGCTTCCCATTTGTTTTATATAACACACGAAAGCCGCCCGCGTTTCAAGCCAATTCGCGCCTCCGCCCCGCCGTTTGAACAAAAAAAAAGAACGTCCTCTTACGAGGACGCCTTTTAACCTACTCTACTACTCTAATTCCGAAACCGCCTTGCGGCGTTCCGAAATCGGGGACGATAATAACATATCCAGCCCCCGCCTCCAAACTTTAAAAACGGGTATTTTTTCAAAAATGGGTATGTTTTACCGCAACGGACACACGAAACAGGTTGCGCACAGATAACATTGCATAAAAACGACATACAAATAAAAACCGACAACGCAACAAAACGGCAAGAACTGGCAAAAGACAAATTTTTTGCAAATAGGTCGGATTTTTTCGAAAGAAAAATTCAAAACGCGGAATGGCGAAAATGCAAATACGGAAAAAACGCCGCATACAAGCCGCGCCGCGTAAGAATCCCATTACCATGAAAAATGTGAAAAATTTGCTTGCGCCAAACGCGCCCTTGGTGTTTCATGCAAACTTTTTCCGAAAATCGCACGGTGCGGCTTTCGATAAAAACAACCTCAAAACAATAGAAATATCCCAGGTTTGCCGAAAGGCAAATACGGAGCATAACATCATGAATATCACAGTAAAAGACCTCCTCGACGCAGGCGTGCATTTTGGTCACCAGACACGCCGCTGGAACCCGAAATCGAAGCCCTATGTCTACGACCACCGCTCTGGCGTTTCGATTATCGACCTCGAAAAAACCTACGCGCAGCTCGAAAAAGCCGCCGCGTTCCTCGAAGAAATCGTTGCGTCGAACAAGGACGTCATGTTCATCGGCACAAAGCGTCAGGCTCAGGAAATCCTCCGCGAAGCCGCCACAATGTGCAACATGCCCTTCTGCGTAAACCGCTGGCTCGGCGGCACGCTCACAAACTTCGAAACAATCCAGTCGAGCCTCAAAAAATACAAGAAGTTCCTCGACATGGAAGCTTCGGGCGCACTCGACAAGCTCTATGCAAAGGAAGCGGCAGCTATCCGTCGCGAGATGGACAGAATGAACCGCAACTTCGAAGGCATCAAGGAAATCAAGAAGCTCCCCGGCGCGGCGTTCATCGTAGACATCAAGAACGAGGAAATCGCCGTTGCGGAATGCCGCAAGCTCGGAATTCCGGTCGTTGCGGTCGTCGATACAAACTCCGACCCGACGCTCGTTGACTACCCGATTCCCGCCAACGACGACGCAGTAAAGAGCATTCGCCTCATCACCGAAATCGTAGTGGAAGCTATCCAGAACGGACTCAGCCGCCGCACGGTTCAGGTAAAAAATCCGCAGATCGTAGCCCAGAAGGACGAAGCGAAAGCGGAAGAACCCAAAGCTTAACAACTAATTTATTACCGACATGGAAATCACCGCAAAGATGGTAAGCGACTTGCGCGCGACGACGGGCGCAGGTCTGATGGACTGCAAAAAAGCCCTCGCCGAAGCCGAAGGCAACGAAGAAAAAGCTATCGAAATCCTCCGCAAGAAGGGCGTTGCGACGGCGGCAAAGAAAGCCGGCAGAAACGCCTCGCAGGGCTTGGTAGCAGCTTATATCCACTCGAACAACAAGGTGGGCGTGCTCATCGAAGTTGCGTGCGAGTCGGACTTCGTGGCAAAGAACGAAGACTTCAAGTCTTTTGTGCGCGACCTCTGCATGCACATCGCGGCGGCCGCTCCCATCTGCATTAAGCGCGAAGAAGTTCCCGCCGACCTCGTCGAAAAGGAACGCGAAATCGCCCTTGCGCAGCTGGCGGAAGACAAGAAGCCCGAAGCAATCAAGCAGAAGATTGTCGACGGTAAAATCGACAAGTTCGTCGCGGGCATTTGCCTGCTCGAACAGCCCTTTGTCAAGGACGACAAGTTCACGGTCGGCGACATGCTTACGCAGAAAATCGCGACAATCGGCGAAAAAATCGAAGTCAAACGCTTCACGCGCTACCAAATCGGCTAATCGAGTTTTTCATATCAACAAAGAACGGTTTCGGGTTTCCGAAACCGTTTTTTTTGCGAACGCACAAACAAAAAAAATACTTGCAAAATACGCGGGACAACATGTATGATATTTTAACATAAACAAACATATTATGAAAAAATACATACTTATTATCTTTTCGGCATTCTTGGCGTTGTCTTTGCAGGCGCAGAGCGCGCGCATTACGCTCGACCAAAAGGTCTCGCGCCACGAGAGCCGCAGACAACTCTCAAGCGACCACGACGACTTCGTCAAAAACGTCTCGCGCAAAAAGGCGTTCACCCTCACGGTTGCGTCAACAACAAGCCTCGACGTTTTCGTGGTTTTCTTCACGATCGCGGGCGGCGAAATGAACTGCGACACCGTTGTCGGCAAAGCGACAATGGCAAAGCCTTTCGTCTACACCGCAGGCGCAACAGGAGAGTCGGAGCAAGTCAACATTGCGTTCAAGAAATACGGCTGGGGCGACGACTTCAAACGCTTCTACGGCAACGCAAAGGTCGAAGCCGCCGCGTACGTCTACAACCGCAAGGACGGCAAACTGCTCGGGCAGAAATTCACTTCAAAGGCGTTTGCCGACAAAATCGAAAAGAAGTTCAAAACCGACATGCAGAACGCCGCAAACGAAAACATGCTGAAATAACAAAGTCGACGCGTTCGGCACAAAAAACGCGGAAGTTCGCATTGGCGATTCCGCGTTTTTTGTGCCGCGAAAAGTTGGGGCGCGGCATAAATACGTCGAACGTGTCCGCGCGAGTGTAAGGTTAAATAGAAGCGGAATTTTAAATCAAAGCCGCACTCGCAGCAATGCGGCAGTCCCGCGCGGGGAAAGGCTAATCGTCGCCGTAGACGAACACCATGATTATGTAAATCGCGACCCCTACCGTAATTCCGCAGTCCGCCACGTTGAACGCAGGCCAGCGGTAGTTTACAATAGGCAGGTGCACGTCGATAAAGTCGATAACGTGCCCGTAGCTGATTCGGTCTATCAAATTTCCGATAACCCCGCCGACGAAAATCCCCAGAGCAATCCGCCCCCAGAGGCGCGAAAAGCCGAGGCTGTTGCGGAACAGCCATACAGCCGCGAGCGCGAGAACCGCAATCGACGCAAGCAGGTACGTCTGCCCCGACAGAATCCCCCACGCCGCGCCCTCGTTTGTGATGTGGACGATGTAGAGGAAGTTGTCGATTGCCGAAATCGGCTTGTTTTCGCCGCCGAAGTGGTATGTCGGGTTGTCGAAAGACCACGGTATGTTTTTGACGACGGCAAATTTTGTGAGCTGGTCGAGCGCGACGGTGAGAACCGCCGCGACGAAAAATGCCGCCGAGGGGGTCTTTTTGCCCTTGTATTCCGATTTTTGTTCCACGGCGAAAAAAGTTTAAGAACCCGCTTCCTCGTCGGGCGATGAGGAGGACGCCGAGCCGTCTCCCATGTCGTAGAGCGCGGAACGCTGGCTTGCCTTTATGCGCTTCGCCTCGCGCTCCTTGATTTCCTGCCCCTCTTTTGTGCAGCGCGTGTAGGGAATCGACATCAGGCGCGATTCAGGAATGGGTTTGCCCGTGATTTCGCAGATTCCGTAAGTGCCGTTTTTGATGCGCTTGATAGCCTCCTCGATTTCCGAAAGAACCTCTTTCTGGTTCGATATGAGATTGTACGCCATATCGCGCTCGAAGCTTTCGCTGCCGGCGTCGGCGAGATGCTGCCCGTACGATGACAGGTCGCCCGCGTCGTCCTTTGCGGAGCGTTTAAGCACCTCTTCGGAGCGTTGTTCCACGCCGCTCGAATGGTGTTTGCGGAGATCGACGAGCATTTTGTAGTACTTTTTCCACTTGCGGGGAACGTCCTGCTCGTCGAGTTTTTCGTGGGTTTGCGCCACGACGGGGTTAAGCCCAAGAATGTCGAAAATGGTTGCCACCGCGAGCGGTTTTTTGGGAACTGCGGGCGCGGTGACGGGCTTTGCCGACGCCGCAGACGCGGTTTTCTTCGCCGCCGATTTCTCTTTCTGGACGCGTTCCGTCTGGGCTTCGCGCTTTTCGAAATACGCGTTCAGGTCTTCGATTGAGAAGTAGATGTTGTGCGACGGGCGCAGGTGCGCTTTTTTGCGCTTCGAAGCCGGCGCGGCGAATTGGCGTTCCGGCTCTTTCGGAGCGGGATCCGCCTTTTGCGGTTTTTCGGTTTTTTCGGCAACAGAAGCTGCCGCCTTTGTTTTTTCCGTTTTGGCGGGCTTTTTTTCCGCCGTTTTTTTGGAAGTTTTTTTCACGTTTTCCGTTTTCTTTTGCGCGGCGGGCTTGGGCGCGGAGATAGTCGCCTGCGCTATGCGTTTCGGCTGCGCCTTGGCGTTTACCGACTCGCGCAGTTTTGCGAGCTTGTCGGGCTTGACCGAGGCTATTACGCGCCTTGCAGGCGCGGCTGCGCCATTCTTTGCCGCCGAAACCGCCGCCGCTTTCTTTGCGGGCGGCGTTTTTTTGCCGACCGCCGCCTTTTTGGCTGCCGGCAAAACCTTCTTCGGCGCGGATTTTGCCTGCACCGGCTTTGCGGATTTTTTGGCTGACTTTTTGGGGGCGGTCTTCTTGCTCATAATGCTATTTGTTTGTTGATTCGATTGCCTCGTTGCAGCGCGGGCAGATTCCGTGATCGTCGAGATTTTTCAGGATTCGCCAGCAGCGGACGCAGCGTTCGCCCTCCGCCTTGCGCGCCTGAATCGCCAAGTTTTCGAATTTTCCCTCGACGATGCGCACGGAGGAAACGATGAAAATCTCCGGCAGTTTATCGGCAAATTCGCGCAAAATTGCGGCGTCTTCGCAGGATTTGTCAATCGCGATTTCGACTTCCGCTTCGAGGCTCTTGCCGATTGTCTTGTCTTTGCGGAGCTTTTCAAGCTCTTCGTTGACCCTGTCGCGGATTGCGAGAATGCGGTCGATTTTCGCGGCGGTCGCCTTGTCGGCGTATTCCGCGCCGTAGGACGGCCAATCCTGCAAGTGGATTGATTCCTCCGAAAATTCCGCGCCGTTCTTGAAGTCGAACGCCTCGTCCGCCGTGAACGTGAGAATGGGGGAAGCCACTTTCAGCAAGATGTCGTTTACGATGTCGATTGCCGTCTGCGACGACCTGCGCTCGAACGAATCCGCCGCGCAGGTGTAGAGCCTGTCTTTGAGAATGTCGTGGTAGATGCGCGAGAGCGTTACGCCGCAAAAGTTGTCGATGAGTTTGTAGACTTTGTGGAATTCGTAGGCTTCGTACGCCTTGTCCGCCTCCTCCGCGAACGCGACCGCCTTTGCGACCGCCCATTTGTCGATTGCGTCGAGCTTTTCGGGCGCGACCGCGTTTTTCGAGCGGTCGAAGTCGTAGAGGTTTCCGAGCTGGTACATGACCGTGTTGCGGAAGCCGCGGTAGGCGTTTGCGACATGCGCGAGAATGTCGTCGGAAATCGGAATATCGTTCTGGTAGTCCACGGAGCTAATCCACATGCGGATAATGTCCGCGCCCCACTTGCCGACGTACATGTCGGCGGTGTGCGGTTTTCCGTCGCTTTTGGAGATTTTCTTCCTGTTTTGGTCTACGATAAACCCGTGCGTGATGACCTTTTTATACGGCGCTTTCCCGCGCGTTGCAACCGCCGTCCACAGCGAGCTTTGGAACCAGCCCCTGTGCTGGTCGGAGCCTTCGAAGTAGAGGTCGGCGGGCCAAGCCAAATCGGGATTCCGCGCGAGCACGGCGGCGTGGCTCGAGCCTGAGTCAATCCAGACGTCGAGTGTGTCCGCGCCCTTGCGGAGCTTGGAGGCGTCCCAGCCTTCGGGCAGTTTTATGCCGTCGAGGATTTCCGCCTCGCTTGCGTTGTACCAGAAATTCGTGCCGAGCTTTTCGACCTTGTCGGCAATTCCGCGGATTACGCCTGCGTCGAGATACGCGCCGCCGTTTTCGTCGTAGAACGCGGGAATCGGCACGCCCCACGAGCGTTGGCGCGAAATGCACCAGTCGGGGCGCGACTCGACCGCTCCGCGTATTCTGTTTTCGCCGCGTTCGGGCACCCACGATACGTTCGAGATTTCGTCGAGGGCGCGCTGGCGCAGACCGTCCTTGTCGAGCGCGACAAACCACTGGTCCATTGCGCGGAAGATGACGGGCGTCTTCGAACGCCAGCAGTGCGGGTATTGGTGCGAAATTTTCGCGATTTTCAGCAGCGCGCCGCAGCGGTCGAGAATTTCGAGAACCTTGCCGTTTGCCGCGCTTCTGCCCGCGTCGTTTTCGAGCACGCTCAAACCGACGAGTTCGGCGGGAATCTGTCCGTCGTCGACATAGCAGCCGTTGTCGTCGAGCGGCGAGTAGATGTCGAGCTTGTTGTCGAGCCCTACCTGATAGTCTTCGAGCCCGTGCCCGGGGGCGATGTGCACAATGCCCGTGCCCGAATCGGTGGTTACATAGCGCGCGCAGACAATGGGGCTTTTGCGGTTCATGAAGGGGTGGAAGCCCTTTGCGCCCTCCAACTCCGAGCCTTTGCAAAGCTTTTTGATTTCCGCGTTTTCGAGACCCACCGACGACACGA
The Opitutia bacterium KCR 482 genome window above contains:
- the recA gene encoding recombinase RecA, translating into MAKQKIPITIINKDDKALETALGMVNKQFGEGSLIRLGEAFKMNVETISTGSIAIDLALGVGGLPRGRIVEIYGPESSGKTTLCLSLIAEAQRRGGNAVFIDVEHALDPKYAKVVGVNLENLMVSQPECGEDALNIAETLIRSGAIDVVVIDSVAALVSRQELEGQMGDTTVGLQARMMSQAMRRLTAAISKTKCICVFTNQIREKIGVMFGNPETTPGGRALKFFASVRIDIRRIGQIKDPSGKVVGNRTKIKVVKNKVAPPFTECEFDIMYDEGISKTGSLIDLGIEQKILEKKGAWISYDGELIGQGREAAKAYLMQHPEVCDKIRAAIEGNTTVVGGMTLGEEDSEG
- the hisB gene encoding imidazoleglycerol-phosphate dehydratase HisB; protein product: MNQRSAKIVRNTKETQIELEINLDGAGNYEIDTGIPFFNHMLELFARHGLFDLKIKAVGDIDIDYHHTVEDVGIVLGQAVKKAVGDKAGMNRYGFFILPMDEVLVRAVIDLSNRPILVYNLGSFDARVRDFNVSLCREFFQAFANEAGANLHIKLEYGDEPHHIAEGAFKCFAKALSMSVAKDPRRGANIPSTKGSI
- the hisC gene encoding histidinol-phosphate transaminase — encoded protein: MKKFNLKKRISKSVANMAGYTPGEQPKDIEKWVKLNTNEFPFPPSPKVVEAIKNELGRDGASLRLYPNPESSKLREQLGKYFGVPAACAFAANGSDDALNVVIRAFSDDSRPIATLDPSYSLYPVLAKLQGSKLVQIPFKKNMEIDFDKIFSCGANIFFFTNPNAPTGVGFDCATVEKIAAGFDGIVLVDEAYAPFADYSCVPLVEKYPNLIVTGTSSKGLGLAGMRIGWAFANPAIIEVLDRVRDSYNLDRLAQAAGIAALADAPYYAQKCGAVIAERESVEKFFDKLGWQYHKSSANFVFFRPNKNGKKGAKVAADLFEFMRGKKILMRYFPTQKKIADGIRLSIGTAAQMKLFKKAALEWAQK
- the aroC gene encoding chorismate synthase, translating into MGSIFGRVFRVSTFGESHGAAVGCIIDGCPSMLELSSDDIQFQLDRRRPGQNSLTTPRDEADACEILSGVYEGKTLGTPICVVVRNKNQHSQDYSEIAKLWRPSHADFTYDAKYGLRDPRGGGRSSARETIGRVAAGAVARKFLGGGVKITAWVESVHSIAMPLQREMPSFEDVEKSPVRCPNPQVSARMEEFIKKARAEGDSVGGVIRCRIEGLPAGLGDPVFDRFEAELAKAMLSIPATKGFEIGGGFASARMFGSQNNDIFELSEDGGITTRTNNAGGVLGGITTSRPVDFRVAFKPTATIAKEQPTLTRGLEKTAVVGRGRHDPCVLPRAVPIVEAMAALVCADAILIQRTVRSRIL
- the rpsB gene encoding 30S ribosomal protein S2, with translation MNITVKDLLDAGVHFGHQTRRWNPKSKPYVYDHRSGVSIIDLEKTYAQLEKAAAFLEEIVASNKDVMFIGTKRQAQEILREAATMCNMPFCVNRWLGGTLTNFETIQSSLKKYKKFLDMEASGALDKLYAKEAAAIRREMDRMNRNFEGIKEIKKLPGAAFIVDIKNEEIAVAECRKLGIPVVAVVDTNSDPTLVDYPIPANDDAVKSIRLITEIVVEAIQNGLSRRTVQVKNPQIVAQKDEAKAEEPKA
- the tsf gene encoding translation elongation factor Ts, encoding MEITAKMVSDLRATTGAGLMDCKKALAEAEGNEEKAIEILRKKGVATAAKKAGRNASQGLVAAYIHSNNKVGVLIEVACESDFVAKNEDFKSFVRDLCMHIAAAAPICIKREEVPADLVEKEREIALAQLAEDKKPEAIKQKIVDGKIDKFVAGICLLEQPFVKDDKFTVGDMLTQKIATIGEKIEVKRFTRYQIG
- the lspA gene encoding signal peptidase II; this translates as MEQKSEYKGKKTPSAAFFVAAVLTVALDQLTKFAVVKNIPWSFDNPTYHFGGENKPISAIDNFLYIVHITNEGAAWGILSGQTYLLASIAVLALAAVWLFRNSLGFSRLWGRIALGIFVGGVIGNLIDRISYGHVIDFIDVHLPIVNYRWPAFNVADCGITVGVAIYIIMVFVYGDD
- a CDS encoding TraR/DksA C4-type zinc finger protein is translated as MSKKTAPKKSAKKSAKPVQAKSAPKKVLPAAKKAAVGKKTPPAKKAAAVSAAKNGAAAPARRVIASVKPDKLAKLRESVNAKAQPKRIAQATISAPKPAAQKKTENVKKTSKKTAEKKPAKTEKTKAAASVAEKTEKPQKADPAPKEPERQFAAPASKRKKAHLRPSHNIYFSIEDLNAYFEKREAQTERVQKEKSAAKKTASAASAKPVTAPAVPKKPLAVATIFDILGLNPVVAQTHEKLDEQDVPRKWKKYYKMLVDLRKHHSSGVEQRSEEVLKRSAKDDAGDLSSYGQHLADAGSESFERDMAYNLISNQKEVLSEIEEAIKRIKNGTYGICEITGKPIPESRLMSIPYTRCTKEGQEIKEREAKRIKASQRSALYDMGDGSASSSSPDEEAGS